From a region of the Panicum virgatum strain AP13 chromosome 2K, P.virgatum_v5, whole genome shotgun sequence genome:
- the LOC120695472 gene encoding uncharacterized protein LOC120695472: MEGRRGRTRADAGLRRRGALGLGGLRLRRDLRLGEIRRWQLVRLPGGRDALSSARWRRAVEAGLDASVALLDLCERARDAAASAKQHVRAARRALRRGDAALARAAARGYARCLARAGKQAGAKKALGRRAAPAGEAEAPAAVRVLSEAVAVTVAVLQRVLSSLSARVADTRKSRWCVVSRLVRGDRSLGVCGDLDGEGGVMSAQETLQELEDSVEAVETGLEHLFRHIVQTRVALLNVLTL; encoded by the exons ATGGAAGGCAGACGCGGACGAACGCGGGCGGACGCGGGgctccgccgccggggcgcGCTCGGGCTGGGCGGGCTCCGCCTCCGGCGCGACCTCCGACTGGGCGAGATCCGCCGCTGGCAA CTCGTGCGGCTCCCGGGCGGCCGCGACGCGCTGTCGAGCGCGCGGTGGAGGCGCGCCGTGGAGGCCGGGCTGGACGCGTCCGTGGCGCTGCTGGACCTGTGCGAGCGCGCCCGggacgccgccgcgtccgccaaGCAGCacgtgcgcgcggcgcggcgcgcgctccggcgaggggaCGCCGCGCTCGCCAGGGCGGCCGCGCGGGGGTACGCCCGGTGCCTGGCCAGGGCCGGCAAGCAGGCCGGCGCGAAGAAGGCCCTGGGCaggcgcgcggcgccggcgggggaggccgaggcgccggCCGCGGTGAGGGTGCTctcggaggcggtggcggtcaCCGTCGCCGTGCTGCAGCGCGTGCTGTCGTCGCTGTCCGCGCGCGTCGCGGACACGAGGAAGAGCAGGTGGTGCGTCGTGTCGAGGCTGGTGCGCGGCGACCGGTCGCTTGGTGTGTGTGGGGATCTGGACGGGGAGGGTGGGGTGATGAGCGCGCAGGAGACGTTGCAGGAGCTGGAGGACAGTGTGGAGGCCGTGGAGACCGGGCTGGAGCATCTGTTCAGGCATATTGTTCAGACCAGAGTTGCCCTGCTCAATGTGCTTACCTTGTAA